A window of Juglans regia cultivar Chandler chromosome 7, Walnut 2.0, whole genome shotgun sequence contains these coding sequences:
- the LOC109021524 gene encoding ATP-dependent helicase BRM-like — MQSSGGGGAGPSRVGPAGRAASTSAASPSSSSSAAPTPHLGFDSMQQQQQQQQQIGSRQLLQQQFHRKPEGNEALLAYQSSLQGVMGGNNFGSSPGSMQLPQQSRKFIELAQQHGSSHDGPHRSQAVEQQALNPVHQAYLQYAFQAAQQKSALAMQSQQHAKMGMLSPPSGKDQEMRIGNLKMQDLISMQVPTQAQASSLKNSSDHFGRGEKQMDQGQQSASEQRTEPKPPTQATGIGQLIPGNMGRPSQAPQAQQNVQNSANNQLTMSAQLQAMHSWALERNIDLSLPANANLMAQLIPIMQSRIVPQQKANESNMDAQSSSVPVSKQQVTSPPVANESSPHANSSSDISGQSGPAKARQTVSPSPFGSTSNAGTVNHSNNASLQQFSTHGRENQLPSRQPAVIGKGMPSMHPPQSSPNMSQGVDHSLSAKNPMSGPETQQMQYLRQSSRSSPQAAVPPNDGGSGSNILPHGGSSSQMPQQRSGFTKHQLHVLKAQILAFRRLKKGDPGLPQELLRAIAPPPLELQLQQQFPPAGGNIQEKSAGNIVADHPRNIESNEKDKHAVTSINGQSFPTEEAFAADDKANITTAHTQGVPVLMKDPSPVASAGKDEQQQSTVFSVKSDPDVERGTHRPPIRSDFPADRGKSIAPQGAVDAEQANKPAQASTAPQQKDISSNRKYHGPLFDFPFFTRKHDSFGSAMMVNSNNHLTLAYDVKDLLCDEGMEVLTKKRSENLRKIGGLLAVNLERKRIRPDLVLRLQIEEKKLRLLDLQARLRDEIDQQQQEIMAMPDRPYRKFVRLCERQRMELTRQVQASQKAMREKQLKSIFQWRKKLLETHWAIRDARTARNRGVAKYHERMLREFSKRKDDDRNKRMEALKNNDVERYREMLLEQQTSIPGEAAERYAVLSSFLTQTEEYLHKLGSKITAAKNQQEVEEAANAAAVAARIQGLSDEEVRAAAACAGEEVMIRNRFMEMNAPKDSSSVSKYYNLAHAVNERVGRQPSMLRAGTLRDYQLVGLQWMLSLYNNKLNGILADEMGLGKTVQVMALIAYLMEFKGNYGPHLIIVPNAVLVNWKSELHNWLPSVSCIFYVGGKDQRSKLFSQEVAALKFNVLVTTYEFIMYDRSKLSKIDWKYIIIDEAQRMKDRESVLARDLDRYRCQRRLLLTGTPLQNDLKELWSLLNLLLPEVFDNRKAFHDWFSKPFQKEGPTPNAEDDWLETEKKVIIIHRLHQILEPFMLRRRVEDVEGSLPPKVSIVLRCRMSAIQSAIYDWIKSTGTLRVDPEDEMRRVQKNPIYQAKVYRTLNNRCMELRKACNHPLLNYPCFNDLSKGFLVRSCGKLWIMDRILIKLQRTGHRVLLFSTMTKLLDILEEYLQWRRLLYRRIDGTTSLEDRESAIVDFNSHDSDCFIFLLSIRAAGRGLNLQSADTVIIYDPDPNPKNEEQAVARAHRIGQTREVKVIYMEAVVDKISSHQKEDELRSGGTVDMDDDLAGKDRYMASIEGLIRNNIQQYKIDMADEVINAGRFDQRTTHEERRLTLETLLHDEERYQETVHDVPSLQEVNRMIARSKEEVELFDQMDEELDWAEEMTRYDQVPNWLRANTREVNATVATLSKRPSKNTILAGNIGMESSEMGSDSSPKTERKRGRPKGRKHPNYKELDDENGEYSEASSEERNGSSIHEEEGEIGEFEEDEFSGAVGAPPINNDQLEEDGPVCDGEFEYPRASESTKNNHLLEEAGSSGSSSDTRRLTQMVSPSVSSQKFGSLSALDARPGSLSRRLPDELEEGEIAVSGDSHMEHQQSGSWIHDRDDGEEEQVLQPKIKRKRSLRVRPRHPVERPEEKSGNETQSFQCGDSSLLPFQVDIKYQALLRTDPETKPHGESNASKHDQNDSSSKNRRHLAPRRIANTSKLRASPKSSRLNCMSASGEDNAEQSRESWDAKAMNSSGTTTFVSKMPENIQRRCKSVISKLQRKIGKEGPQIIPLLTDLWKRIENSGYIGGPGNNNLDLRKIDQRIDRLEYNGVMELVFDVQFMLKSAMHFYGFSYEVRSEARKVHDLFFDILKNVFPDTDFREARNALSFSGSFSTTSAPSPRQAAVGPSKRHKLINEVEPDPGPPQKLLQRGLISSGEDARIRGHIPQKESRLGSGIGGSREQCQQDDPPLLTHPGELVICKKKRKDREKSVVKPRTGSVGPVSPPSIGRGIRSPGPGSVPKDTRQTQQTMHSQGCANQPGPAQPANGDGGSVGWANPVKRLRTDSGKRRPSHI, encoded by the exons ATGCAATCCAGTGGAGGAGGTGGCGCTGGGCCCAGCCGGGTGGGTCCGGCAGGGCGGGCGGCATCAACTTCAGCTGCGTCGCCATCCTCTTCATCTTCAGCCGCGCCCACGCCGCACTTGGGGTTCGATTCCAtgcaacagcagcagcagcagcagcagcaaatAGGGTCTAGGCAG TTATTACAACAACAGTTTCATAGAAAACCTGAAGGGAACGAAGCCCTTCTAGCATATCAATCTAGTCTCCAAGGAGTTATGGGAGGGAACAATTTCGGTTCATCTCCTGGCTCTATGCAATTGCCTCAACAGTCCAGGAAATTCATTGAATTGGCTCAACAACATGGTTCCTCCCATGATGGCCCGCATAGGAGTCAAGCTGTTGAGCAACAAGCGCTAAATCCAGTCCATCAAGCTTATCTTCAATATGCTTTTCAGGCTGCTCAACAAAAGTCAGCTTTGGCCATGCAATCGCAGCAGCATGCTAAAATGGGAATGTTGAGCCCTCCATCTGGGAAGGATCAGGAAATGCGAATAGGAAATCTTAAAATGCAGGATCTCATTTCCATGCAGGTGCCTACTCAGGCTCAGGCATCATCATTGAAAAACTCATCTGACCATTTTGGTCGTGGTGAAAAGCAGATGGATCAAGGACAGCAATCAGCCTCTGAGCAGAGGACCGAGCCAAAGCCTCCAACCCAGGCGACAGGCATTGGACAATTAATACCTGGAAATATGGGAAGGCCTTCACAAGCACCACAAGCTCAGCAGAATGTCCAAAACTCTGCAAACAACCAGCTCACAATGTCTGCCCAGTTGCAGGCAATGCATTCATGGGCACTTGAGCGCAATATTGATCTCTCTCTGCCTGCAAATGCTAACTTGATGGCGCAGCTCATTCCAATAATGCAGTCTAGGATTGTTCCACAGCAAAAAGCAAATGAAAGTAATATGGATGCACAGTCATCATCTGTTCCAGTGTCAAAGCAGCAAGTTACCTCTCCACCAGTCGCTAATGAGAGTTCTCCCCATGCTAATTCGTCAAGTGATATATCCGGACAGTCGGGCCCTGCAAAAGCAAGGCAGACTGTTTCTCCCAGCCCTTTTGGTTCAACTTCAAATGCTGGCACAGTTAACCATTCTAACAATGCTTCATTGCAGCAGTTCTCCACTCATGGCAGAGAGAATCAGTTGCCTTCGAGACAGCCTGCTGTGATTGGTAAGGGAATGCCTTCCATGCATCCTCCACAGTCATCCCCCAACATGAGCCAGGGTGTTGATCATTCTCTGAGTGCAAAAAATCCAATGAGTGGCCCAGAAACTCAGCAGATGCAGTATCTCAGGCAGTCAAGTCGATCTTCTCCACAAGCTGCTGTTCCTCCTAATGATGGGGGCTCTGGCAGCAACATCCTTCCACATGGTGGATCAAGTAGTCAGATGCCTCAACAGCGTTCTGGGTTCACCAAACATCAATTGCATGTTCTTAAAGCACAAATACTAGCATTTAGGCGTCTGAAG AAAGGAGACCCTGGTCTCCCTCAAGAACTTCTTCGGGCTATTGCTCCACCACCTCTCGAGCTTCAGCTGCAACAGCAATTTCCTCCTGCGGGAGGAAATATTCAGGAAAAATCTGCTGGGAATATTGTTGCTGACCATCCGAGGAATATAGAGTCCAATGAGAAGGATAAACATGCTGTCACATCAATTAATGGGCAAAGTTTCCCAACAGAGGAAGCCTTTGCGGCAGATGATAAAGCAAACATCACCACAGCTCATACACAAGGTGTGCCGGTTTTAATGAAGGATCCTTCACCAGTGGCATCTGCCGGGAAAGATGAGCAGCAGCAATCCACTGTATTTTCTGTAAAGTCAGACCCGGATGTTGAACGAGGTACTCATAGGCCCCCTATTAGAAGTGATTTTCCAGCGGATAGGGGAAAGTCTATTGCACCCCAGGGAGCTGTAGATGCAGAGCAAGCTAACAAACCTGCACAAGCAAGCACTGCCCCTCAGCAGAAAGACATTAGCTCCAACAGAAAGTATCATGGGCCCCTATTTGATTTCCCCTTTTTCACTAGGAAACATGACTCATTTGGGTCAGCAATGATGGTTAACAGCAATAATCATCTAACATTAGCATATGATGTCAAAGATCTTCTTTGTGATGAAGGCATGGAAGTGCTTACAAAGAAAAGGtctgaaaatttaagaaagattGGTGGTTTACTGGCAGTGAACTTAGAGAGGAAGAGGATTAGGCCAGATCTTGTCTTGAGGTTGcaaattgaagagaaaaagCTTCGACTTTTAGATCTACAGGCCCGGTTAAGGGATGAAATTGATCAACAGCAACAGGAGATAATGGCAATGCCTGACAGGCCATATAGGAAGTTTGTTAGACTGTGTGAGCGCCAGCGTATGGAGCTGACCAGACAAGTACAGGCCTCCCAGAAAGCTATGAGAGAGAAGCAACTGAAATCCATATTCCAGTGGCGTAAGAAGCTTCTTGAGACTCATTGGGCCATCCGTGATGCACGGACTGCACGGAATAGGGGGGTTGCCAAATATCATGAGAGAATGTTAAGGGAGTTTTCAAAAAGAAAGGACGATGATAGGAATAAGAGGATGGAGGCACTGAAGAATAATGATGTTGAAAGGTATAGGGAGATGTTGCTGGAGCAGCAGACAAGCATCCCAGGTGAGGCCGCAGAGAGATATGCTGTTCTCTCATCATTCTTGACTCAGACAGAAGAATATCTACATAAACTGGGAAGTAAAATAACTGCTGCCAAAAATCAACAGGAAGTGGAGGAGGCAGCAAATGCCGCTGCAGTTGCTGCGCGAATACAG GGTCTCTCCGATGAGGAAGTTAGGGCAGCGGCAGCTTGTGCAGGGGAGGAAGTAATGATAAGAAATCGGTTCATGGAAATGAATGCACCGAAGGATAGTTCATCCGTCAGCAA GTATTATAATCTTGCACATGCTGTGAATGAAAGGGTTGGAAGGCAACCCTCAATGTTACGGGCTGGAACCTTGAGAGACTATCAACTT GTTGGATTGCAATGGATGCTATCGCTgtataacaataaattaaatggAATCTTGGCAGATGAGATGGGTCTTGGGAAGACTGTACAG GTAATGGCATTGATAGCTTACTTGATGGAGTTCAAAGGAAACTATGGCCCACATCTTATAATAGTTCCAAATGCTGTTCTGGTAAATTGGAAG AGCGAGTTACATAATTGGCTCCCATCTGTGTCGTGCATTTTTTATGTTGGTGGGAAGGATCAACggtcaaaattattttctcaa GAGGTTGCTGCTCTGAAATTTAATGTCCTGGTGACGACTTATGAGTTCATAATGTATGATCGTtcgaaactttcaaaaattgattggaagtatattataattgatgAAGCACAACGGATGAAGGATAGGGAATCAGTTTTAGCTCGTGACCTTGATAGATATCGCTGCCAGAGGCGCCTACTACTGACTGGGACACCACTACAG AATGATTTGAAGGAACTGTGGTCACTTCTAAATCTACTCCTTCCGGAAGTCTTTGATAATCGGAAAGCATTTCATGACTGGTTCTCAAAACCCTTTCAAAAGGAAGGTCCTACACCGAATGCCGAGGATGACTGGCTAGAGACTGAAAAAAAGGTCATCATCATCCACCGACTTCATCAAATTCTAGAGCCCTTTATGCTCAGGCGTCGTGTTGAAGATGTGGAAGGCTCACTTCCACCCAAG GTTTCCATAGTTTTAAGATGTAGGATGTCAGCTATTCAGAGTGCCATTTATGATTGGATCAAATCCACTGGTACTCTTCGTGTTGATCCTGAAGATGAAATGCGGAGGGTTCAAAAAAATCCAATTTACCAGGCTAAAGTGTATAGAACTCTTAATAACAGATGTATGGAACTTCGGAAAGCCTGCAATCATCCTTTGTTGAATTATCCATGTTTCAATGACTTGTCGAAGGGTTTTCTTGTAAGATCATGTGGGAAATTATGGATCATGGACAGGATTCTTATTAAACTTCAGAGAACTGGGCATCGAGTACTGCTCTTTAGTACCATGACAAAACTCCTTGATATATTGGAGGAATACTTGCAATGGCGGCGGCTTCTCTACAGGCGAATCGACGGAACAACTAGTTTAGAAGATCGTGAATCGGCTATTGTGGACTTTAATAGCCATGATTCAGACTGCTTCATTTTCTTGCTTAGCATTCGTGCTGCTGGTAGAGGTCTTAATCTTCAATCTGCTGATACAGTTATAATATATGATCCTGATCCAAACCCTAAGAATGAGGAACAGGCAGTTGCTAGGGCCCATCGTATTGGACAGACTAGAGAAGTCAAAGTCATTTATATGGAAGCTGTTGTTGATAAAATCTCTAGCCATCAGAAAGAAGACGAGCTAAGAAGTGGAGGTACGGTTGATATGGATGATGACCTTGCTGGTAAGGATCGATATATGGCTTCTATTGAGGGCTTGATAAGGAACAAcattcaacaatataaaattgatatggctgaTGAGGTTATCAATGCCGGGCGTTTTGACCAAAGAACGACACACGAAGAGAGACGCCTGACTTTAGAGACATTATTGCATGATGAGGAGAGGTATCAAGAAACTGTCCATGATGTACCCTCCCTGCAGGAGGTCAATCGCATGATTGCTAGGAGCAAAGAGGAAGTTGAGTTGTTTGATCAAATGGATGAGGAACTGGATTGGGCTGAAGAGATGACGAGGTATGACCAGGTACCCAATTGGCTTCGAGCGAATACTAGAGAAGTAAATGCCACTGTTGCAACTCTTTCAAAAAGACCATCAAAGAACACCATATTGGCTGGTAATATTGGCATGGAATCTAGTGAAATGGGTTCTGATTCATCTCCAAAAACTGAAAGGAAAAGGGGACGGCCCAAAGGAAGAAAGCATCCTAATTACAAAGAATTAGATGATGAAAATGGGGAATACTCTGAAGCAAGTTCTGAAGAGAGAAATGGATCCTCTATACATGAAGAAGAGGGAGAAATTGGAGAGTTTGAAGAGGATGAATTTAGTGGTGCTGTTGGGGCACCGCCAATCAATAATGACCAATTGGAAGAGGACGGTCCAGTTTGTGATGGTGAGTTTGAGTATCCTCGGGCTTCAGAAagcacaaaaaataatcatttgcTGGAAGAAGCAGGTTCCTCTGGATCATCCTCTGACACTCGAAGATTGACACAAATGGTATCGCCTTCTGTTTCTTCTCAGAAGTTCGGTTCCCTGTCGGCTTTAGATGCTAGGCCAGGTTCTCTCTCCAGAAGGCTG CCAGATGAACTAGAGGAAGGGGAAATTGCAGTATCTGGAGATTCTCACATGGAACACCAACAATCTGGAAGTTGGATTCATGACCGTGACGATGGCGAAGAAGAACAGGTTTTGCAACCCAAAATAAAACGAAAACGCAGTCTTCGAGTTCGTCCCCGCCATCCAGTGGAAAGGCCAGAGGAGAAGTCTGGAAATGAAACACAATCTTTCCAGTGTGGCGATTCATCTCTATTGCCATTCCAAGTGGACATTAAATATCAGGCTCTGTTAAGAACTGACCCTGAAACAAAACCTCATGGAGAGTCCAATGCTTCTAAGCATGATCAAAATGATTCGTCCTCCAAAAACAGGCGACATTTGGCACCAAGGAGAATAGCTAATACGTCAAAATTGCGTGCTTCACCAAAATCTAGCAGATTAAATTGCATGTCTGCTTCTGGAGAAGATAATGCCGAACAGTCGAGAGAAAGTTGGGATGCTAAAGCTATGAATTCAAGTGGGACAACAACTTTTGTCTCTAAGATGCCTGAAAACATCCAGAGAAGG TGCAAGAGTGTAATTAGCAAGCTCCAAAGGAAAATTGGTAAGGAAGGTCCTCAAATTATACCTCTGCTTACAGATTTGTGGAAGAGGATTGAAAACTCTGGGTACATAGGTGGACCaggaaataataatttggaTTTACGAAAGATCGATCAGCGAATTGACAGGTTAGAGTATAATGGAGTGATGGAGCTTGTGTTTGATGTCCAGTTCATGTTGAAAAGTGCAATGCATTTTTATGGGTTCTCATATGAG GTGAGATCTGAAGCAAGGAAAGTGCATGATCTCTTTTTCGATATCTTGAAGAATGTATTTCCAGACACAGATTTTCGAGAAGCCAGAAATGCACTCTCTTTTTCGGGCTCATTTTCTACCACTTCTGCTCCTTCCCCAAGACAAGCAGCTGTTGGTCCAAGCAAGAGACACAAGTTGATAAATGAGGTGGAACCTGACCCAGGCCCTCCACAGAAGCTACTGCAACGTGGACTTATTTCCAGTGGGGAAGATGCAAGAATCAGAGGTCATATCCCCCAGAAGGAATCAAGGCTTGGGAGTGGTATTGGTGGTAGTCGGGAGCAATGCCAGCAGGATGATCCTCCACTTCTAACTCATCCAGGAGAGCTGGTTATCtgcaagaagaagagaaaagacaGGGAGAAATCAGTGGTGAAGCCTAGGACTGGATCAGTTGGCCCTGTTTCACCCCCTAGCATAGGTCGTGGTATAAGAAGTCCAGGTCCAGGGTCAGTACCCAAGGACACAAGACAGACCCAACAAACTATGCATTCGCAAGGATGCGCCAACCAACCTGGTCCTGCTCAACCGGCAAATGGTGATGGTGGGTCTGTTGGTTGGGCAAATCCTGTGAAGAGGTTGAGGACAGATTCTGGGAAAAGAAGGCCAAGCCATATATGA
- the LOC109021526 gene encoding ubiquitin-conjugating enzyme E2-23 kDa-like translates to MSSPSKRREMDLMKLMMGDYKVEMINDGMQEFYVDFHGPSESPYHGGVWRIRVELPDAYPYKSPSIGFVNKIYHPNVDEMSGSVCLDVINQTWSPMFDLVNVFEVFLPQLLLYPNPSDPLNGEAAALMMRDRAAYEQRVKEYREKYAKPEDIGAAPEEKSSDEELSEDESDSSDEQVAGKADP, encoded by the exons atgtctTCCCCGAGCAAACGCCGAGAGATGGACTTGATGAAACT gATGATGGGCGACTACAAGGTAGAGATGATCAATGATGGCATGCAAGAGTTCTATGTTGATTTCCATGGACCCAGTGAGA GTCCTTATCATGGAGGTGTGTGGAGGATAAGAGTTGAGTTACCAGATGCTTATCCATATAAATCTCCCTCCATAGGCTTCGTTAATAAGATCTACCACCCAAACGTTGATGAGAT GTCAGGCTCAGTTTGTTTAGATGTTATTAATCAAACCTGGAGCCCCATGTTTG ATCTTGTAAATGTGTTTGAAGTATTCCTACCACAACTTCTGCTGTACCCCAATCCATCAGACCCTTTGAATGGAGAGGCTGCAGCTTTGATGATGCGTGACCGAGCTGCTTATGAACAAAGAGTTAAAG AATACCGCGAGAAGTATGCGAAGCCGGAAGACATTGGAGCTGCCCCAGAAGAAAAATCTAGTGATGAGGAGCTGAGTGAAGATGAATCTGATTCCAGTGATGAGCAAGTGGCAGGAAAAGCAGATCCATAG